The Phragmites australis chromosome 13, lpPhrAust1.1, whole genome shotgun sequence DNA window CTGAATTGAAAAAACTGCAGGGTGATGGCAGTCATTGAGACTTTTAATTGATAACTGAACCGCAAAGATGATTTTGTGCAAAGTGACTAGTTGTGCAAGCCAAGGATCTGCCTCCATTTCTGAGTTACCGAAAACATAGTGCTCACTTCagtgaaaaggaaaaaggagcaCTATGTCGTGTTGCACATTCCATTAGAATGTGAGCCACAAATCTGCAAAATGGTAAAACCAATTGTTTATCCAGGTCTGCAATGAACACAGAATAACacataaattaaaaatcatgaaatctCAAAGAAGTGACCGTGAATATACTCTGAATCAGGTTCCATGATCATCAACTGCAGGCACTGACGTTGTCGATGTGGAAGCGTCCTGAGGGTCATGCTCAAACCTGGGCTCAAGATCCAGTGGGTGCTGCACATTGGACAGCCGCATGTTACATGAATCAGGATCATCAGCAAGAGAAAGGACAGGTCATTCAACTCTAAGTATTGTTCGGTTCCTAGTGCTTCCAGCATGGGGTGAATAAAATGTTCACCACATGAGTTACAATGGTTAGAGTTGCTCTCCACAGACTGGGACGAAGTCACATCCAGTTCACAGAATATCGTTTCACTATCATCCAATAATACTTCATTGTCATTAACGTAGTTAGAAGTTGAATAAGGCTGCATTGAAACTGAAAAACAAAATTACTGGAGTTAATGAAAAGGACAGAGGACACAAATAGAAAAGAGCCtggcataaaaaaaaaaaaaccagtgAACCATCTACACCAGCAGTGCATAGAATATTCATTGAGGAGAAGCTGACAATCTCAGCTAGCAGTTGTTGTATTTGTATGCTATCAAAAGGAATATCAGGAGAAGAAGTTCTGTCAGGACGAACACAATTGACGTCATGGACATCACTTTTCTGAAAGATTTTGCAGAGAACGTCAgcttcctgcaaaaggttaAAAATGAATTAACCAAATGTGTTGTTACATGAACCAAGCAGCTCGTAAGAACATTCCCCACATAGTAACACAGGAAGGGATCATCAAATGAGGACATCAGAGGAAACCTGTACATAGAGCAAACCGGCCACATTGCGACTCTCATTTAATAAGGAGATAATATACGAAATGAGGCAACAATTAGGGTACATGCACGGTCATGCTTATGTAATTGTGTTCTCCACGTAATATACAAATTTGTTATGTTATATAGTTTGGCACATGATCACAATTATGCACTGAGCTTAACCAAAATTCTCAATAAATTGCCATAGGAAGCTTGGCTCAAATATCATAGTCACCTCAGCACATTTTCAGAGTTTCATCAGTTTTGTTCAGCTTCCAAACTCCTCTATAAGAACTACATACTTAGTGAGAATTTGTCTAAGATGAATACTTGTTAATCATTATCTGCCAAAGGATCCATTTCATAATGAAACTGCTACAAATAAGCAAAGGGCATATGTAAGGAACTATCCAAACAacattctaattaattattaagtcaatTATTTACCTAATTATAAcatcaatgattaatcagaataccgctatgatagtcccggcacgtgttttgtacccaaaaTCGAAACACATACATTTCtaacatttaacatcacaacacagcttaataaGTTCTTAAGTATAAACAAGTTATTacagtttacaacaaaagagagctagtaGGAGACAAAAACCGACTCAACTtctaaccaacaaaaaaaactatgcatcaaaagactaaaaactatacaacaaaaggaggatggagccatacgTCCTTAAGCTCCATCACAAAAAGCATGACCTCAGAGTAAGAAGCACTACTCATgcctgccaccaccctcggtaGGCGCAAAGTAGCAAAAtaccaactcctcctcacctgcaaaatcTGTAGAGCAGTTGAGTACGAAGTTAcgcgcaagacttaatccatagtgggcacttataaatagccagactccaaggattatgcatttagatGTTAGCAAGGAAAtaaccacatggttaagtaaatttacaTACGAAAGCGAATTTTGATATAAACATGTGCGAGCAACTATACATGACCATCATGACTATCTAACCCCaaaacatcaactgaacaaaAAGTACAAGGAAACATAGTAGTAACATCTGTAAAGGAACCATCTCATCACCTCCATCATACCaaaccacattcgtaactctacgactgctgcaaatggataaaagcatgctcatgattgaGAGCGcgatattttgaaatatttttacaccctgtgtaacaccctgagttttattatataaaaatatggaaaaattcactccaaattaaaacttttctaattattaaatcaGTATAAAAtcaggaaatatatatttgaatatgtgtatacttgtatgtgtgtattcaaatatattatttttgctaagtattccaaagagcactaaattaatttctaagtaAATCGTTGCAATGAattcatcatatgcattttggtttaattgtttttatggttctttgtgtggcgattcgaATTTGAAGTTCTCCCAAATTCGAATCCATTTTAGTTTTCTCGACAATTCCCTAATCCAAATCACTCCGAGAAaatcgatcttccaatccaactcaattgcttctttttgaatcaatctcaaatccAAATCTTAAATTTAAATACTTCTATTTGAAAttaatcccaaatatctcaaatccatATTCGATCAAATCATCGTAGAATTCGTACTCAAATGCAATTCAAATCATTCAAGTATAATCCAATTCTCCCCGTTCAGTTGTTTCGTAAATTCCATTCAATTCGATTCAATCTCTAAATTCTAGTTTGAATCTCTTAATTCGAATTCTCATTCTAAAGTCATTtcaatttctaattcaatcTCATTTGAGTTACGCCAATCCGACTCCAGTCAATTTGTTTAATTGAATCATCGATCATCCCAATTCGAATTCAAGTCATTCATTTGAATTATCATGAATCCTTTTTCCAAATccaaactcattttgaattacacaattcaattcaattcaaataatTCCAATTGAATTGCTATAAATCCATTTCGAATCCAAATACGTTCATTGAATAATCATTCATTcgattccaaattcaaatacatttgATCCAAATCATCCAAGTCCGATTCAGTTCATTTTATTCCAATTGAATCATTACAAATCCATTACAACTTCAATTacatacaattcaaatacatatatttgaattatcacacatccatttcacaatttcaattGCATACATTTGAATTGTCCTTCAAAtgttctctctcccctctctctgagcactctctctcacatctctctctctctcttttctctctcacgCCCACACCGCTCTCATGCCTTGCTCTCTCTCTGGTCAGCAGCACCGGCCATCCCCTTCCCCATGCCTCTCTCTGTTCTCACCAAATGGCAAAAGCCATTTTGCTTCCTCCTCTCAAGCTTCACTTGCAAGCCATCTCCTCCCCATACATACAACACACATGGGTGCACATGCACAAGCAGCAGCACACCGAGCACACAGAACAGTAGCTCCTCTGCTTCTCCTCTCTCACACACAAGCATCCACCATAGAgcacacacacatgcatacaaaTAACGGGCGCAAGCCTCACACAAACACGCTgcacttcctcctctcccttcacGGCTCAGGCATGCACAACAACAGCATCACGGCATCGCCTCGGCTCCTTTTCGTGCCCCTGCAAGCACCGTCAACCACGTTGTCCCATCTACACTATCGACTCGTGCCGCCAGCCACTCGGTCGAGGCCGCACCATCGCACACGCACCAACGCCCGGTCGCGCTCCACCGTGTCGTGTCACCGCCCGCTTGCGCCGTGCCTCTTCCTGCTGCACCGACCCGGCTCTTCCCCACGTCGTCACATGCGCCCTCATCGTTCGTTCACGGTGAGCATCGCTACCCCGCCCTCCTTCGCTCCTTTGTTGCCACCGTCACGCAGCCGCGCTCAGGCCAAGGCGTCGCCGCCGCTCTGGGTGCAGCCGGTCCACTATCGCCATGCGCGCCGCTTCGGCCCCTCGGCTGTGTCAGGCTGCACCATGTCGCCGCTGGTCCGCTGCCAGCGCGCTTCATAGCTAACGTAGCTATAGCATATAGCTAAATTAGTAtagaaattaaacaacactaagtaattaagtttaattactagataaacttagtagtgctatagattagaataattaatctccacacttaagcaCGTATAATTGCCCAAagtttatgtatatatgtatgcatgctcacatacatatagatgtaAGTAACACATACGTTTATATCAGTACACGTGCACTAACCTACACATAGAAACCCTAGCTGTCATCTTTCGGCAGTTAATCTAATAAACGTTCACACAGTTGATCATGCTTGTTTAGGCTTCTCTTAGGTTAATAAAACAACTCAGTTAACAACTTGACCTAGCTTCACTAGATTATCCATATTCTCTGTGTATCACTTTCGCTTAGCTAAGAGTTGCCAATCGTCTTCtgctaggtttagctttcgtcgtttttCGTCAGTCGTTCTTTTCCACTTTGGTATTTCTTAATTTTATTTTGGTGTTTATTTGCTTAGTCGTTATGCACTTTTCGTCGTTAATCTGTGTAGGCTCaaaatcaaggttctaagctagggcgcgaggaaggaactgaaggcgagGTCCGATGAAGAAGAACTCGGGAGATTtgaacgacaagaccaatcCACATTGTAATTCAtcaaggcaagtcctattttcttgatcatattgaacctatggttttcaaataatatatatgatcaattaaaactagacttattatcacatgtgctatgtattacgcctttacaaactacttgcaatagttaatcctatcaaacacatgctatgtcttgaatattattatccagaatacatattACCCTAGGATTAcatgtcgttatctatattaatgtcgAACGACGTCTTAacatctagcatgcttaggattgaatacatctccttgGAGATGTTACTTTTGGAAATACGTCTTTTCGGAGATGACGATTTATTGTTaccaatgttaactcatataccatgaatccttgatggttgtgaaatccttgatgtggCGTGGGTTATGgcgggagatgtgtaaaaataggtgaaaactgttttggcggggacaggtggagtagtacttcggatgaggatgctcctggggcttgagtcacctctgtggtgttcattgccagaagatatcTACCTTGGCCGCTTAAGGATCGAGttttgcgccgtcatgcttagcgaCCCTGTACAACCATGCATCTTGAATGGGAagaacttgacttttctttcaccgaactgagttgggcatcatactaggagccTGGGGAGCAGCGAGAAGCCAAGTGTCCATCTGGCCCTCTGTTGAATATTTTGAGAGACAACATAGCCAATCTGGTATTTTGAACATGGTCTATGGTACTCagggtgtctcgtagaaaagcccggcaaGAAGGGTGTTTGGAGGGtttcggtatgattcgctcctccgcttgcaacggttggaggctgagcatatcacgcgggtacagtgtacaaactctgcagagtgtcaatctattcgaatagctgtgtctacggtcatggacatgtgaaggcatggtcacgcttgaatagacttCAGGTGCGTGTACCTTGATgggtgagtgtgtggactagatgtccatgtgatgaggttcctgacTCGATccaccagaagctgtgtggtactagaggtatatcagatgtgataatagggactgcgaAGTGAGGTGTAGCCACTCTTAGGACCAAAAAccccagatataacttgttaccctgATTCTGGTTTTAAAACTGTTTCGATaactttgttaccaggttaacttctaatacgttggggacttgaggttaTACTCAGTACCAACGAAAGATAACTGCATTTGTTACTTTTAAAATTGTTTTTAAAAGCTCTGTTACATAATGGTTAACAGTGGAAAATATACCTGGATACTtacataaaacctgctttatgCTCGAAACTATGTCGTaaaaccttatccttgaaatatccattatgcatctatcaaccccttgaagtagtgtaggatttgttgagtaccttccgtactcagtcttgttgctttcagattgttgagatgaACATCACACTCAACCCAtatgaagttaaagagaagaagtctaaggtcgcatccgcacccgagttgcctgtggtaTTGGGTTGCACCATTGTTTCGCTCCGCtccgctgtaggctcttctgcctgactggtctgctgtggatccttgtccaccagaccatctttttgttttttaggtatttattttactttattttattctaagtatgtatttgatatcattctgttaaattctgtgcgtatcagctacttgatccagggactaatacaggaggcacaggggaacccgggttcggggtcctgacatCCTGCAGAGGTACttctttacctacatgacttgagaaccatacggcttgcataaCCACATAGGTCCATACTAGGGGTACTGtcagtggatgaacaccgcaagcagggatcttgagggatcccctttgagattcgaccggggggctggtcctggatctacctcatacatggggttaatgcgtgtgtatgggacttaggcgggacgaatgatcgtcggctagtaggagtaaatgcaccaaagatttagacaggttcagaccgcacAGAGGCGTAAAACCCTACTCCATGTGtctagtgtgttattaatgctcttggaatgcctttctttggatctctgtgttacaaggatttgaGCCCTATCTTTCTATCTTGAGCTTTTGCTGTTCAAAGTCTCTTGTTGGCTTGTTGGCTTGAACTTCCGTTCTGGTTCGGCtttctttctacgaagtgctccccccttttatctacggGGGGAGGCCTTCCAGgggtgcccagaacgagggcacaagttcccataaacaataaatggaaaacaacaatCATAGGTCTATAGtcgatgttacagagggttgaaaatgcgcccctcggacggtcccgtcggtctttacgccccaactttagcaggtgcagggggcccaccggccagcctctgagtaccctCTCATGCCTATCcagtcagagtaggtctgataCTATCTGATGCAACGGGgcgataggcgataagcctTGAGCCCATCGAAaatatcttcaagccgtttGTCTCCATGGGCCCCGCgaagggacatgcgatgggacatgtcgcattaattgttcccacgccttcctgcgaggcggtggcagagactgacgtattcagtacgacaggagtgggggagagtggttgaaCGTGACCGGCcatgctcccccttaaatgcagcatcggacctcccatcgatcgacacctcatcgtggagtccttaCGGGGTCCACCGGCTAGGGgcttcttgggtcctcgaggaactctggttactcggggaccaactgttcttggccccgagcaccccctcccggacttggctcttctcaggtcctcagggaactctgggtaattggggaccaactgttcttggccccgagcaccccctcccggacttggctcttctcgggtcctcggggaactcagggtactcggggaccaattgttcttggccccgagcacaccctcccggatctggctcttctcgggtcctcggggaactctgggtactcggggaccaactgttcttggccccgagcaccccctcccggaccttgCTTTCCTAGGGCCCTcgaggagatggtccccgagggatagcgccatgtggcactgcgctgtcctggtcTCGGAACTCGggacccccggatcccatatcaccgacatgtactcatgtcaacctttttcaaTAAGCTCCGACCATTTAAACACGAGCCGATAGGTGCATGgatcatccagaactactcttggagcaaactggataccccaaccgATCTCATGCCCGGTACCATTGACCCGTACACCAAAAAaccatagctacaaaggtaatcggtttatcattcccatatacaacatgtagtaagcacggaaagtgctaaagcaaATTGCAACAATGATCGATGCGTAAA harbors:
- the LOC133888074 gene encoding uncharacterized protein LOC133888074 isoform X1; this translates as MSSASYSEVMLFVMELKDEADVLCKIFQKSDVHDVNCVRPDRTSSPDIPFDSIQIQQLLAEIVSFSSMNILCTAVSMQPYSTSNYVNDNEVLLDDSETIFCELDVTSSQSVESNSNHCNSCGEHFIHPMLEALGTEQYLELNDLSFLLLMILIHVTCGCPMCSTHWILSPGLSMTLRTLPHRQRQCLQLMIMEPDSEFVAHILMECATRHSAPFSFSLK
- the LOC133888074 gene encoding uncharacterized protein LOC133888074 isoform X2, translating into MSSASYSEVMLFVMELKDEADVLCKIFQKSDVHDVNCVRPDRTSSPDIPFDSIQIQQLLAEIVSFSSMNILCTAVSMQPYSTSNYVNDNEVLLDDSETIFCELDVTSSQSVESNSNHCNSCGEHFIHPMLEALGTEQYLELNDLSFLLLMILIHVTCGCPMCSTHWILSPGLSMTLRTLPHRQRQCLQLMIMEPDSEYIHDLWLTF